A window of Variovorax paradoxus EPS genomic DNA:
CGATCACGGCCATTCGCACGGCGCCAGCAAAGGCCCGAAGCCACTCGTGCTCGCGCCGGAATTGCTCGACGACCATGCCGACCATCCGCACGGTCACGACCACAGCCACCACGGCCACTCCCACTGACATGCCCGAACCGGCCAGCGCCCACAGCCTCCTGCAACTCATCTGGCTGGCCTCCCCCGCCCTGCCCGTGGGCGGTTTCTCGTACTCCGAGGGCGTCGAGGCAGCGGTCGAATGGGCCGGCATCGACTCCGAAGCCAAGGCCGCCGAATGGCTCGCCGACCAGCTGCACCTGAGCTTCGCGCGCGGCGACCTCGCGCTGGTCGCGCAGGCCATCCCCGCTTGGCGGGCGAACGACACACCGCGCATCCGTCAGCTCAACGAATGGGTCATGACCACCCGCGAATCCGCCGAGTTCTTCCTGCAGACCGAGCAGATGGGCCGCTCCTTCGTCGAGTGGCTCAAGCTGCATCACGCGGACACGGCCGAGGTCTTCAAGGACCTGCCCGCGAGCTACCCCGTGGCCTTCGCCTTCGCGCTCGGCCGCAGCGGCGCCACGGTGCACGACGGCTGCCTCGCCTTCGCCTTCGGCTGGGCCGAGAACATGGTGGCCGCCGCCGTAAAAGCCGTGCCGCTCGGCCAGAGCGCGGGCCAGCGCATCCTCGCGCGGCTGGCAAACGAAATCCCCGCGGCCGTCGACCGTGCGATGCAACTGGGCGACGACGAACGCCAAGCTTTTGCGCCCCTCCTGGCCGTGCTCTCGGCCCGCCATGAAACACAATATTCCCGCCTCTTTCGAAGCTGACCGAACCGGACAACGCCCATGACCTCCGCCCTGCACCACATCCCCCACCGCACCAAGAGACTGCCCCCGCTGCGCGTGGGCATCGGCGGCCCCGTCGGCTCGGGCAAGACCACGCTGCTCGAAATGCTCTGCAAGGCGATGCGCGACAAGTACGACCTCGTGGCCATCACCAACGACATCTACACCAAGGAAGACCAGCGCCTCCTCACAGTGGCCGGCGCGCTGCCCGCCGAACGCATCATGGGCGTGGAAACCGGCGGCTGCCCGCACACCGCGATCCGCGAAGACGCATCGATCAACCTCGAAGCCATCGACCGCATGCTCGAGGACTTTCCGGATGCCGACGTGGTGTTCGTCGAATCCGGCGGCGACAACCTCGCGGCCACCTTCAGCCCGGAGCTCTCGGACCTCACCATCTACGTGATCGACGTGGCGGCCGGCGAAAAGATTCCGCGCAAGGGCGGCCCCGGCATCACCAAGAGCGACCTCTTCGTGATCAACAAGATCGACCTTGCACCCTACGTCGGCGCGAGCCTGGAAGTGATGGAGCAGGACACGCAGCGCATGCGCCGCCAGCGGCCCTACGTGATGACGAACCTCAAGACCCACACCGGCGTGGCCGAGGTGGTGGCCTTCATCGAGCAGCGCGGCATGCTCACCGAAGGCTGACAGGCTCTTTCAGCGCTCAGAGTTCGCTGCCGTCCCGCAACTGCCGCGCCTTGTAGACGAGCCGCACGCTCGCACGGCGCGGGTCGCTGACCTGCTGCACATAGACATCGGCGTCGCCGCTCGTCCACGCGGCGTAAGCGCTGCCCGGATCGCGCGACGCGAGTTCGTTGCCGAACACGCCGCGGCCCCATTGCACTAGCTGCCCGAATGCGGAGGCGCCGCTGTCGGGCGCGGACTGCGCCGTGGCCACGTATTCGACGCGCCGCAACTCCGACGCCGCAAAGAAGAAGGTCGGCTCGAACATCAACCCCGCCATCTCCACGGGCGCTGCGCGCCAGCTTCCGAGCAGGCCACCGGTCAGCCGCTTCGGGCGGTGCACGCGCTCGGCGGCGGGTAGTGCCGCCTGCAGTTCATCGGCCGTCATGCCGAGCCGCACGCCTGGCGGCAAGGCTTGCGCATGCAGCGCGCCGGTAGCGAGAAAAATCGCGCTCGCGGCGAGCAGACGAAGAAGAGACAAGGGGGCTGAAATTCGCACGTTCGGCATCGAAAGGAAAAGCGGCGGCACCGTGGGACCGCGAGTATGACGCGGAGTTCCACGGCGCGGCAGCGCACGCCCTTCAAGCCCCAGCGATGGACTCGTGCAAAGGCAGCCGCAGCGTCAGGCCCAGTGCGCCATCGGCGTGCGGCGCCGAATAGATCCGCCCGCCATGGCGGCTCGCAATGCGTTCGCAGGCGCGCGCACTGGCTTGCGACGCGGCGTCGAGGGCATCGAAGAACCGCGCGAGCGGCGGCCGCACATCGTCTGCATCGAGATCGCGCCAATGGACGACGGCATGCCCTCGCTCCACGCGCGCAGAGACCTGCAGCGTGGCACCGGCACGCATCACGCTCGCCGCATGCGCCGCGACCTTGGACAGCAGTTCGCACAACTCCGCCTTGATGGCGAAGACGTGCACGGCTTCAGGCGGAAGCTGGATGTCGAAGCGGATGCCCGCCAAGTCCGGCGCCACACCGAGCAGCGGCCGCAGGTCCTGCACGCTGCTGGCCAGCAGCTTCTGCCTCACATCGTCGCGCGCCTGCTGCGCCATGGTGCGGGCCGATGCGCCCGCCCGCATGTTCACGACGAAGAGAGAACCCATCATCGCGACCACGCCGGCAAGGCCCAGCGCAATGGCCACCGCAATGAAGAACCCAAGACTGCCGGAATACATGTGTGTGCGGCCTTTCCTCAACGCGGCCCGGGCGCACGAAACTCGAGCGCGCCCGAGGCACCGCGCTCGCAGCTTCCCGGCAATGCATCCGCACGCGGCCCCGGCAGCGCAGGCCGCGCACCTTCGGGCTGGCCTTCGCACAGATCCCATCGCGCCATCGGCGGCCCGTGATGCTCTAAGGACATCGGGAAAGGCGGCGGTCCGCCGCGAAACATCGGCGGCGGCCGGAGTGGCATGGGCGGCGGCAGCATGATGCAGCCCGACAGGCCGGCCGCTGCCAGCGCGCCCGCGAAGTGATGGATTCGTCGCGTCATTTTTTGAATCGATTCAAAGCGTTGGCCGCCCGGCCGGTGCGACAGGGCGAACGCCCCGTCGCACCGGCCGGGCCCGTCGTCAGAACGCGTGGCGGATGCCGAAGTCGTAGCCCGTCGACGAGCGAGGCAGGCCCGTGTAGCCCACGCCCGTGCTGCCGTAGCCCGTGGTGGCCGCGGCCGTCAGGCTGCCGGTGTAGGCCGCGTCGTTGCGGTTGTTCACGCGTGCAACGGTGGCGTACAGCGCGGTGCGCTTGGAGAGGTTGTGCACATAGCCGATCGCGAACTTGTTGACGCGCGGGTCGTCGCCGGTGATGCCGACGGCGCCTTCGTTGTATCGCACCGTGGAGTACGACGCGCGGACGAGGCCCGCGCCCACCGGCATGCTCGCACCGATGAGGTAACCGTTGTAGCTGTCGTGGCTGTTGCCCAC
This region includes:
- a CDS encoding urease accessory protein UreF, with the protein product MPEPASAHSLLQLIWLASPALPVGGFSYSEGVEAAVEWAGIDSEAKAAEWLADQLHLSFARGDLALVAQAIPAWRANDTPRIRQLNEWVMTTRESAEFFLQTEQMGRSFVEWLKLHHADTAEVFKDLPASYPVAFAFALGRSGATVHDGCLAFAFGWAENMVAAAVKAVPLGQSAGQRILARLANEIPAAVDRAMQLGDDERQAFAPLLAVLSARHETQYSRLFRS
- the ureG gene encoding urease accessory protein UreG, which gives rise to MTSALHHIPHRTKRLPPLRVGIGGPVGSGKTTLLEMLCKAMRDKYDLVAITNDIYTKEDQRLLTVAGALPAERIMGVETGGCPHTAIREDASINLEAIDRMLEDFPDADVVFVESGGDNLAATFSPELSDLTIYVIDVAAGEKIPRKGGPGITKSDLFVINKIDLAPYVGASLEVMEQDTQRMRRQRPYVMTNLKTHTGVAEVVAFIEQRGMLTEG